The Pyrus communis chromosome 2, drPyrComm1.1, whole genome shotgun sequence genome includes a window with the following:
- the LOC137726522 gene encoding kxDL motif-containing protein LO9-177-like, producing MERTEKETIREASEEISNEFKTLIDAQDLDSLKQLQHIVLGRLQDGNAVLSHFNGFSENCFAEVSADFSRNTRRLKSMKTDLEYIFQKLRSMKSRILATYPDAFPDDSKQVLDQRPDLEMPL from the exons ATGGAACGGACGGAGAAAGAAACGATCAGGGAAGCATCGGAGGAGATATCGAATGAATTCAAAACACTAATCGATGCTCAGGACTTGGATTCCCTCAAACAATTGCAGCACATCGT ATTGGGGAGGTTGCAAGATGGAAATGCAGTCCTGTCACACTTTAATGGGTTTTCAGAGAACTGTTTTGCTGAGGTTTCTGCAGATTTCTCCAGAAACACACGCCGTTTAAAGTCTATGAAGACTGATCTTGAATACATATTTCAGAAGTTAAG GAGCATGAAGTCAAGGATTTTGGCTACCTATCCAGATGCATTTCCagatgactcaaaacaagtactCGATCAAAGGCCGGACcttgaaatgcctctgtga